In Mesorhizobium sp. J428, the genomic window AGATCAGCGACGAGTTGAAGATGTAGCGGGCGATGACCTGCACCACCATGATCGTGACGATCACGCCCATGGAAGCGCCCGCGAGAAACTTGATGACCCGTTCATACCCGGAGAACAGGGTGGTCGGGACCGAATGTGTCGTCGTCATTCAGAGGTTCGCCTTCAACGCGGCCACACCACCTTGGACAGCATGGCCGGGACCAACGGGCGGCGGTCAACGCCGCCCGTGAGGTTATGGAGGGATAGGGGCGATCGCCCCGGGGGTGCCTCAGGCCATGCCGCGCGCGGCGGAGACGAACTCGGCGATCAGCGGATCCTTGGCGCTCCAGGTCTCGACGATCGGAGCGACCTTGGCCTGCATTTCGGCAAGATTCTCCAGTTCGTGGATCTGCACGCCCTTGGCCTTGAGTTCGTCGCGGCCGGTCAGGTCCTGAGTCTTCGTATATTCGAGCGTCGGAGCGACCGACGCACGGCCGGCCTCGCGCACCGCCTTCTGCAGTTCCTCCGGCAGTCCGTCGAACACCGCCTTGTTCATGGCGATGACGTTGTGCCACGGATAGTGGCCGGTCAGCGTGAAGTTCTTGCCGACCTCCCACAGATTCTCGCCGAGCATCGAGGAGACGTTGATCTCCACCGCGTCGATGACCTTGGTCTCGAGCGCGCCGTAGACTTCGCCGTAGGGCATGCCGACCGGCGACACACCGACGCCTTCCCAGATCGCCTTGTGCAACGGCACCGGCAGGATACGCGTCTTGAGCCCGGCGAAGTCCGGAACCGACTTTACGACCTTGGCCGCGGACAGGAAGTGGCGCTGCCCGATATCCGTGGTCTGCAAGCCGACGAGACCCGCCGGCGCGAGGTCGTCCAGCACCTTCTGGCCGATGTCGCTCATCGCGACCTTGGTAAAGTGGTCGTAGTCCTTGATCAGGAAGGGAAGCTGGTAGGCGTCGAGCGCCTGGCGTCCCGTCACCAGCGGGAACAGCACGCCGGAACAACCGCACAGTTCGTTGGTGCCGGCCATGGCCGACTCCAGGTTCTGCTTGTCCTCGCCGAGTTGGCGGTTGGGGAAGATGGTGATGTCGATCGCGCCGGGCACGAGTGCCTCGAGCGCCTTCTTGAACTCCACCGCGGCGATGTGGCCCGGATGGATCTCGTTGGCGGCATGGGCGAGACGCATCGGGATCGGTGCGGCGCGCGAGACGTGGGGCATGGCAAGCGTTACGGCCATCGCGCCTGTCGACACGATGAGCTGTCTGCGGGTCAGCATGAACGTTTCCTCCGTTTCGTTATGCAGAACGCTGTTTCGTTCAATAGTTCCTTGATCAAATGACCCTGTCAAGCGGGATCAGGCATTTTTTGCGACACGGCGCAATCGTGGCAACTGGTCTTGACAAGAACCGCTGAGACAGCTTTCTAATTTTAGATCAAGCGTTCCGTCAGACAGAACGACTAGGGAGAGAAACGATGTACGACCCGAGCGACCCAAGATCCCGCATGGCCGCAAGCGCAGCCGCCTCCAAGGCAGTCGCCCCACAGGCTTTCGCCGGTGCCGATTACGGCCTCTTCTACGAGATGGCACCACAGGTCGTCGGCGACGGCGCGAGGACGTGGCTGACCCGAGGCCAGAACTTCCTGGTCGCCCAGAGCGAGGTCGACGCGGGCGGATCTTTGCCGCGCGCCGGCCAGGCCGACGAATACGTTCTGCTGCTCCCCGACCGTGACACGCCCGCCGTCATCGAGGCCAACGGCGAGCGCGTCGAGGTCGACGGCTTCTCGCTCGTCATCCTCCCGCCGGGCGACAGCCGCATCACCCTGCCGAAGGGGGTCGTGCGACGCGGATCTTCTCGACCCGGTCGGACGACCTGAACGCGCTCTGCTCGAACGCCGAGTCCTACGCCGAGCAGCACCCGAATGTCGCGCTGCTGGAGCCCTGGCCCGATCCGGTCGGCGGCTTCCGCATTCGCGCCTACAGCCTCGACGTGCCGCCGACGCCGGGCCGTTTCGGCCGCATCTTCCGCTGCACGACTTTGATGGTGAACTATCTCGAGCCTCAGCACGGCCCGCGGGACATCACCAAGCTGTCGCCGCATCACCATGACGATTTCGAGCAGGGTTCGCTGGCCCTCGACGGCGCCTTCACACACCACCTGCGCTGGCCTTGGACCACAAACCTCAACGTCTGGCGCGATGACGAGCATGCGCTCGTCCAATCGCCTTCGCTGACTGTTATTCCGCCGCCGGCGATCCATACCTCGCGCGGCATGGAGCCGGGCCTCAACCAACTGATCGACATCTTCTCGCCGCCGCGTGTCGACTTCGCGAAGCAGGGCTGGGTGCTGAACGCGGACGAATATCCGATGCCGGCCCATCTGGCCGATTGACCGTGCGTGGTCTGTCGTCCTTCAGCGGGCTTGCTCCGCGCGGCAGGAACGATAAGTCTGGCACTGGTGCCGATGTCGTTGAGCGGCGCGGAAGGGGTAAGAACGCGGTGAAGGACGGCACGAATGGCGAGACATCACGCGGAGGGTCGATCCAGGCGGTCGAGTTCGCACTCGAGATCTTGGAATATGTGGCACGCGGCCAGACATCCGTCGGCGTGTCGGAAATGGCGCGCGCCTTCGACACCACCAAGAGCCGGATCCACCGGCACCTGCAGACCCTCGTCTCCGCCGGCTATCTGATCCGCAACGAGGAGACCGAGCGCTATTCGATCAGCGCCCGGCTGATGGCGCTCGGCCAGGCCGTCAGCGAGAGCTTCGAACTCGCCACAGCCGCCCGCGACGTCGCGCGCGAGCTGCGGGACCAGACCGGCCACGCCGTCGCCATCAGCCAGCCCGAGAACGACGGCATGCGCATCCTCCTGGTGATGCCTAGCCGGTCCAACATCGAGATATTCGTCAAGCCGGGCTCGCTGCTGGCCTACAATTCCAGTTCACAGGGCAAGATCTCGCTCGCCTTCGGCGACGAACTCGTCTTCGCGCGCGTCCTGTCCGAGCCGCTGGAAATGCGAACGCCCTATACCATCACCGACCCGGAGCAGCTCCGCCGGGAGGTCGAAGCGATTCGCAAGCGCCGCTGGGCGGTCGGTCCCAACGAATCGATGATCGGCCTCAACGCACTCGCGGCCCCGATCTTCGATGCGCTCGGCAGCTATGTCGGCTCGATCGCCATGACCGATTCGGTTCAATACATCCCCGAGACGCCGACGACCGACCAGGTTCGCCACCTCCTGGCGGCGGCCGCCAAGATCTCCGCCAATCTCGGCTTCCGACCGAGGAAGTGATCGGAAGAGAGGTCAGCTCACCCGCTGGCCGCCGCGCCAGACGGAGCGAACCGTCGGCAGCCCGTGATGGTGGCGCACGCGCACCAGGTCGGCCCGCTTCTCCAACGCGATCTCGCCTCGGTCGTCGAGCCTGACGGTGCGCGCAGGCGTGGAGGTCACCAGCGCGACGGCCTCGGGCAGGGATATCGCCCCCTCCCCCTCGGCCAGCAGAAATGCCGCATGGATCAGCGAGGAGGGGATGTAGTCCGAGGAGAGCACGTCGAGGATGCCGGCGTCGGCGAGGTCGCGGGCCGCGATGTTGCCGGAATGCGAACCGCCGCGAACGATATTCGGCGCGCCCATCAGCACGCTCATCCCCGCCTCGTGCGAGGCGCGGGCCGCTTCGAGCGAGGTCGGGAATTCCGCCAGCCGCACCCCGTCCGCGATCGCCTCGTCGACATGGGCGAGCGTCGCGTCGTCATGGCTGGCGAGGGTGACGCCTGCCGCGCGGCAATGCTCGGCGACGGCCCTGCGATGGACGGCCGAATAGCGCGCGGACTGTTCCCTGCGGGTCGCGACATAACGCTCGAACGCCTCGTCCGAGAGGCCCCGCTTGGTCTTGTAGTAGAGCGTATACTGCTCCATCGTCTGGAACTGCCGCTGGCCGGGCGCGTGATCCATCAACGAGGCGAGCCGCACGTTGCGGTCGGTCTTGAACTGTTCCAGCGCGTCGAGCACGTCGGGCGACGAGACCTCGCAGCGCAGGTGCAGCAGATGGTCCGCGCGCAGCCTGTCGTGTCCCTGCGCCGTCTCGATCGCGTCGGCCAGGAGGCGCATTTCGTGCGGATCGAAGCCGCCGTCCTCGTCCGAGCCCATGCGCAGGCAGTCGAACACGGTCGTGATGCCGGAGGCCGCGATCTGCGCATCATGTGCCTGCACCGCGGCGATCGCGTTCCAGCGTACGCCGGGCCGCGGCGAATAGTGGCCTTCGAGGTGGTCGGTATGGAGCTCGATCAGGCCCGGGACGAGGTAGTCGCCCTCCAGATCCTCGCCCGTCGTGCTCGACGCCGAAATGTCCGCGATACTGCCGTCGCGGATGAGCACCGCGCCGGGCCTCACCTCGTCGCGAAGGACGATCATGGCGTTGCGGAGAACGGCTTCCTGCGGCATGCGGGCGACTTCCCATTGCGATCGGCCCGCCGGACCTTCGGTCGCGGGTCTGCAACTGGTCGCTTAGGAGATTTGCATGACAGTTTGACGAAGGCCCGTGGGCAAGTCAGCGGGATCAGCTCGGACCGGTCGGCGGTGCGATCAGCCGCTGCCTCAGCGCGGTGGAGACGTTGTCGAAGATGAACACCACGATCAGGATCAGGATCACCATGTAGGCGACGTTCTCCCAGTCGGAATTGGTGCGGATCGCTTCCCAGAGTTTCAGGCCGATGCCGCCGGCTCCGACGGCGCCGATGATGGTTGCCGAGCGCGTGTTCGATTCCCAGAAGTAGAGCGACTGCGACAGGAACACCGGCAGCACCTGCGGCACCACGCCATAGCGCTGTACCACGGCCGGCGCCGCCCCCACCGAGCGCACGCCCTCGCGCTGCTTATCGTCGATGTTCTCCAGCGCCTCGGAATAGAGCTTTCCGAGTGTGCCGGTGTCGGTGAAAAAGATTGCCGAAATGCCGGCGAGCGGCCCCGGTCCGAAGGCGCGGGTGAAGAACAGTGCCCAGATCAGCATGTCGACCGAGCGCTGAAAGTCGAAGAAGCGCTTGGCGACCTGGTTGAGCAGCCGGTTCGGCATGATGTTGCGCGCCGCGATAAAGGCGAGCGGGAAGGCGATCAGCGAGGCAAGCACCGTGCCGGCAAAGGCCATGACGATCGTCTGCAGCAGCTTCGTCCACACGTCGAGATGCTGCCATTCGGCATTGTAGAGGATGTTGTTCCAGGCGAGCGACAGGTTGGTGCGCGACGGATCGATCCGCTCGCCCGACACGATCAGGTCGAACACCTCGCCAGCGGATTTTCCCCAGAAGGGCGAGTTGATGTCGAAGACGAAATTCGCCCAGCCGAGGAAGCGGTGGCGGATCTTCACCTCGTCGCTCTCGATCTCCGCGCGGCCGGGAACGCCGAAATAGACGATCACCTTGTCCCCCGGAGAGCGTTGGCTGGCCCAGGACGGCAGCGGCCCTTGCGCGTTGACCGCTTCATTCTGGACGATATCGAGCACCAGCGTCTCGTCGCCTCGTGTGACGGTGACCTTGTCCGGGCGGATGTCGACCGTGCCCGCGCCGCTGAAATCGACGGTCGCGCGGACGACCTCCTCCGTCGGCGAGATCGGGGCTGCCCGGACAGACGGCGCTGCCGGGCTGACCGATTCGCTCGGAACGGAGGTCTTCCCGCCGACCGGCCCAAGGAAGCTGCCCGAGGAACTCGATGCCCCGCCGCCCGAGCCGCCGGTGGACGCCGCCCCCCTTACGACCATCGCTTTCTCGCGCACCAGCCAGTCCGGATTGCCATTCGGACCCAGCGGATCGAATCGGGTGAACGTCACCTCAAGGTGATCGTCCCGCAGGTCGATATTGGGACGGATCTCGTAGGACACCCAGTCGGCGAGATAGGCGCCGGCGATGTCCCACTTCGCATTGGCGAACACGCTGCCGATGGAAAAGAACCACCAGGCGAACACAAGGTAGAGAACGAAGCCGCCGACGCCTGCCAGCGAGCTCAATTGCTTGCGTCGCGACCCTTCCAGCGCCGTCGGATAGCGGGCCGCGACGTCCCTCATGTCGGCGGTGATCTCGGTCGTCATCGTCAGGCTCCGCGGCCGAATTCGAAGGCCTGCTCGCCCACCAGGCGGCGCCGCAGCCAGGCGGAGAACTGATCCACCGCGACGATCGTGCCGAACAGGAGAAGGACGATCGCGAGTGTCTTGGCCTCGTGCGTCTGACCGATCGACAACCGCAACGCCTCGCCAATGCCGCCGCCGCCCACCGCGCCGATGATCGTCGACGCCCGCACGTTGATCTCAAAACGCAGCAGGAAATAGGAGACGAAGTTCGGCATCACCTGCGGCACGATACCGAACCAGACGCGTTCGACCCAGCTGCCACCAACCGCGCGCAGGCCCTCGTCGGGTCGCATGTCGGCATTTTCGACCACCTCGAAGAACATCTTTCCGAGCGCGCCGATCGTATGGATCGACACCGCGAGGATCGCCGGGATCGCGCCGAGCGAGAACACGGCGAGGAAGAAGCCGGCGATCACGATCTCCGGGAAGGCGCGGAGGATTTCCATGAAGCGGCGCACAAAGAAGCGCAGCCAGCGGTTGGCGACGAGGTTTCGCGCGGCGAGGA contains:
- a CDS encoding TRAP transporter substrate-binding protein; the encoded protein is MLTRRQLIVSTGAMAVTLAMPHVSRAAPIPMRLAHAANEIHPGHIAAVEFKKALEALVPGAIDITIFPNRQLGEDKQNLESAMAGTNELCGCSGVLFPLVTGRQALDAYQLPFLIKDYDHFTKVAMSDIGQKVLDDLAPAGLVGLQTTDIGQRHFLSAAKVVKSVPDFAGLKTRILPVPLHKAIWEGVGVSPVGMPYGEVYGALETKVIDAVEINVSSMLGENLWEVGKNFTLTGHYPWHNVIAMNKAVFDGLPEELQKAVREAGRASVAPTLEYTKTQDLTGRDELKAKGVQIHELENLAEMQAKVAPIVETWSAKDPLIAEFVSAARGMA
- the phnE gene encoding phosphonate ABC transporter, permease protein PhnE, coding for MTMTTEITADMRDVAARYPTALEGSRRKQLSSLAGVGGFVLYLVFAWWFFSIGSVFANAKWDIAGAYLADWVSYEIRPNIDLRDDHLEVTFTRFDPLGPNGNPDWLVREKAMVVRGAASTGGSGGGASSSSGSFLGPVGGKTSVPSESVSPAAPSVRAAPISPTEEVVRATVDFSGAGTVDIRPDKVTVTRGDETLVLDIVQNEAVNAQGPLPSWASQRSPGDKVIVYFGVPGRAEIESDEVKIRHRFLGWANFVFDINSPFWGKSAGEVFDLIVSGERIDPSRTNLSLAWNNILYNAEWQHLDVWTKLLQTIVMAFAGTVLASLIAFPLAFIAARNIMPNRLLNQVAKRFFDFQRSVDMLIWALFFTRAFGPGPLAGISAIFFTDTGTLGKLYSEALENIDDKQREGVRSVGAAPAVVQRYGVVPQVLPVFLSQSLYFWESNTRSATIIGAVGAGGIGLKLWEAIRTNSDWENVAYMVILILIVVFIFDNVSTALRQRLIAPPTGPS
- a CDS encoding IclR family transcriptional regulator; the encoded protein is MKDGTNGETSRGGSIQAVEFALEILEYVARGQTSVGVSEMARAFDTTKSRIHRHLQTLVSAGYLIRNEETERYSISARLMALGQAVSESFELATAARDVARELRDQTGHAVAISQPENDGMRILLVMPSRSNIEIFVKPGSLLAYNSSSQGKISLAFGDELVFARVLSEPLEMRTPYTITDPEQLRREVEAIRKRRWAVGPNESMIGLNALAAPIFDALGSYVGSIAMTDSVQYIPETPTTDQVRHLLAAAAKISANLGFRPRK
- a CDS encoding alpha-D-ribose 1-methylphosphonate 5-triphosphate diphosphatase, with the protein product MPQEAVLRNAMIVLRDEVRPGAVLIRDGSIADISASSTTGEDLEGDYLVPGLIELHTDHLEGHYSPRPGVRWNAIAAVQAHDAQIAASGITTVFDCLRMGSDEDGGFDPHEMRLLADAIETAQGHDRLRADHLLHLRCEVSSPDVLDALEQFKTDRNVRLASLMDHAPGQRQFQTMEQYTLYYKTKRGLSDEAFERYVATRREQSARYSAVHRRAVAEHCRAAGVTLASHDDATLAHVDEAIADGVRLAEFPTSLEAARASHEAGMSVLMGAPNIVRGGSHSGNIAARDLADAGILDVLSSDYIPSSLIHAAFLLAEGEGAISLPEAVALVTSTPARTVRLDDRGEIALEKRADLVRVRHHHGLPTVRSVWRGGQRVS
- the phnE gene encoding phosphonate ABC transporter, permease protein PhnE; this encodes MSAITETAAAPKPMLSESGSLVERHWRELASRRRLYTLGGVVFLVVAMAGSLWFANESNAGKFFDRLPHLFDFVGQLIPRDGWEVWRALFDLPSPYDDGSLKYDYPEGRTYFTETLYVPEYVYLMIETLNIALLSTLIGFFFGFLLCFLAARNLVANRWLRFFVRRFMEILRAFPEIVIAGFFLAVFSLGAIPAILAVSIHTIGALGKMFFEVVENADMRPDEGLRAVGGSWVERVWFGIVPQVMPNFVSYFLLRFEINVRASTIIGAVGGGGIGEALRLSIGQTHEAKTLAIVLLLFGTIVAVDQFSAWLRRRLVGEQAFEFGRGA